Sequence from the Prunus persica cultivar Lovell chromosome G5, Prunus_persica_NCBIv2, whole genome shotgun sequence genome:
TATAAAaccatttattaaattatatttattttagagaaaaataatataatatatttatatttaatttaagtctatttcttttctctaataatatgtattaaaatttaatgttttctttatatataaaataataattttgtttttcaaatttcaatttgtaaAATCTAAACAATAATATagttattttctatttaaatgtactttaaaaaaagttattagtcacttttttcaataaataataaatcttgTTCGTATATATAcaattgtaaaaaaatatttaaatgaagttataaaaatatatacatatatatatatatatatatatacattagtCAAATTTGGTGTGGATTCATCTCGACCCGATTAGTGGTCCGCCCTGAGCACGGCCCGAACCCATGTAAATTTGGCCGTGAACTCGAGTCGGAATTgatgatttttataaatgaaagaGTCCAGCATGACCTATTTATTAAATTGACGAACTCTAAACAGACGGGATTGACATTGTTTATACCGAAATAAACGGCCTATGACCACTGAACACGTGGACAGGATCGATATTGATCACAGAACTCCTTCGGCATGCTTCCTAccgaagccatctatcttggCCCTTTTACCATCggacacgtgtcatgctcacaatccgtgtccacagtcccacatcgaaaatatgagcacagtgcacacctcccaaggcctatataaggagacccatatccccaaaaggagAGGATCAGAACTAACGGTACGCTATCGATTGATCTGTTAGTTAACATTACTAAAACCGTATTTactaaagcatcggagagccttcggccggtaccacaccggtaccccaaggactTACCGAACGTGACCTTTTGCAGGTACTTACCCTTCCGAAGTAGAACATCTTCCAAAGACAGTCACCTACCGAAGACATAATATcactaagttgacgaaatacgtgatgaaccactttttcgcatcaacagttggcgccgtctgtgggaatccAGAAAAATCATCAGCCCATTATCTCCAAAACACATGGGGACCACTTCAGTACCTACGTTCCTATCGGAAGAAGGGCTACCGTTCGGTAGGCAAGGCGGAGCTAGCCCAGCGCTACCCCCATGCACTCCCTTCGGAAACGCCCCCGCTACCCAAACAACCGCCGAAGCCGAGCTGGTAGCCCAAATCGCGTCCCTACGAAAGGACATGGCAAGGCTTCAGGAACACAACAACCTTCTTTCATCCAAAGTGGACGAAACCCAGCAGCTGCTCCACCAGCAGCACACGCAGAACATTCAGACAACCCACTCTTCCGAGAGCTTGCAGACCCCTCATAGGAAGAAGAGACACGATAAGGTAGCGAAGGCAACGCCCGCACCTTCCAAACAGTTGGTGGTCCCTGCACCCAGGGATCAGCCGCACATCCCCAAGAAAGTCTACTCCGATTGTCGACATCGGATTAACGATTGAGAGGCAGAGAGACAGAGGTCTCCGATCAGGATTAGCGCTCGACAAAGGGACTCACGGATGAAAATCCTAGGAGACAAGTCGCCTATTCGGAAGGTCAGAGGGCTGGACCCCGCAGAAAAGTCAGAATCTGAATATATCCCTTCCAGGACGCAAACTGCCACCTACCGTTCGGCAACGCCTTCCCGGTACTCGGGGGTTGATCCACCAAACCTACAAAGACGATCGGAAGATTATGATTCCGAGGAAATCCCTAGCCGAGACCCTGTTGTCCGACTCCTTTTTCAGAAAGtccagaaaatggaaaacgaCAAAGCTCGCTCCCAAGAACCGGAATGGGGAAAGCTTCGGCCCGGACCATTCACCAGGCGCATCCGGGACTCTCGGCAGGATAGGGAAGGGCAGCAACTGCGCATACCGTTCTATACGGGAACGGAAAACCGCTTAACACACCTCCACTCATTTCAGTCCGCCATTGGATGCAAGGGCCTGAGCGATGAAGGGCAGTGCCTGCTATTCTCGTCCTCCCTTACTGGGGCAGCCCTGAACTGGTTCTACCGGTTGGAGCCGGAAACAGTAGACTCCTTCGACGAGCTGAAGCAGATTTTCCTCAATCACTTCATGATCCAAACGGACCGTCTTTACTCTGCCGATGATCTGTACACGATTCGGCAAAGTGAGGACGAACCGTTGAGAGAATACGCGGCGCGCTTCAGTCACGAGTACTCAAGGTGTCCGGAAACAGACGATAGGGCAGCCTACGGCACCTTCAAGAGTGGCATTCGGTCCCCGCATTTTCGATACCTAGTACACAGCAGCAACTGGCGCACGTACGACGAACTGATGAAGCAGGCGGCAATCCAAGCCAAAGCCGAATACTTCAACTCGAAACCTGCGGTTTCGGCACCGCGAGGAGATGCCGAACCAAGTGCTTATCCGGCAAAGGCGATACCCTACGAGAGAGTCGACACATACTCGGTAGGTCATAAGAGGAAAGACGACCGTGCCGATCGAAGAGAACACTCGAAGAAGGGAAAAGGGACTTATGGTCGCAACGACCACCGAGCGCCGTTGCCGAATCGTGACCACGGCAATGAAGTCTTCACCCTATTGAACACTACCTACGAGGCCGTCCTGATGAACGAACAAGAAATAATACCAAAGCCGAATCTACGAAGACCCAATCGGCAAGACAACCGGGATACCGGTAAATTCTGTCGATACCATCAGCACAACAGCCATAATACGGAAGACTGTATAAGCCTGAGAAAAATTGTCGAACGGTTGATCAGAGAGGGGAAGCTAGACCAGTATATCGCCCGGCAGCCACCGGCGCCGGTGCCGAACACAACTCGGCAGATAAACATGATAAGCACTATCAGCGGTGGCCCCACCATCGCAGGAATGAGCAACCGTTCAATGAAGCAATACGTGCGTGCCGCACAATTTCCTCAGGTATTCGGCATAGAGGTGAATCGGCACCATAAAACACCGAAAGTTCATTGGGAACCAATCACATTTtgtgaagaggaggaagagggcaTCCTCTATCCCCACGACGACCCGATGATCATCCGAGCAGAAATTGCCGACTACGATGTAGGACGGGTGCTGATCGATACCGGAAGCTCGGTGAACGTAATTTTTGCCGAAGCTTTTCGAGAAATGGGAATAGAAGACAGCCAGGTCAACCAGCAGTTGACACCTTTGTTAAGTTTCTCTGGGGACCTGGTCCAACCGGTCGGTAGTGTAAAACTGCTAATTACCTTCGGCACTGCGCCAAGAAAAACGGCGGTATACGATCAGTTCCTCATCGTTGACTGCCCGACGGCGTACAACGTCATAGTTGGACGAACGGCACTCACCAAGGTCAAGGCGCATCTTTCCCCCCACATGCTACTGATGAAGTTCCCGACCCCCAACGGCACAGGGGCTGTCCGAGGAAATCAGTTAAGCGCGCAGACTTGCTACGCCACGGCCCTCAAGTCAACCTCTTTCCAAATCCCCGACGAGACCATGTCTGTACAGGGGATACCGAACGGTACGGGACTCGTTGACGACCTAGGGATGAGTCCCCGACTCCTCACACACAACCTGCCGAAGAACTGGAAACGATAACCCTGAGCGACGAGCAGCCCGATCATCGGGTTAAAATCGACACCAGACTCACCCCTACCCTCCGAGCGCAGTTCATAGACTTCTTACGGCACCATTCGGAAGTGTTCGCGTGGTCCTACGAAGATATGCCCGGCATAGACCCTGAGATCATCAGCCATAAACTCAGCATTTCCCCCGCTTATAAGCCTATAAGACAGAAGCGTCGTTCGTATGATGCCGAACGATACAAAGCGATGCGCACAGAGGTTGACAAACTTCAAACCATCGGCTTCATCAGGGAGGCTACGTATCCGGTATGGCTGGCAAACTCGGTGATGGTCCGGAAGGGTACAGGCGGGTGGCGAATGTGCCAAGACTATACCGATTTGAACAAGGCCTGCCCGAAGGACAGCTTTCCGTTGCCACGGATAGACCAGCTCGTGGACGCCACCGCCGGACACGAACTGTTCAGCTTCATGGACGTCTATTCGGGATACAATCAGATATTCATGCACCCTTCCGACAGCGAACACACCGCCTTCATAACGGACAGGGGGTTGTATTGTTACAATGTCATGCCGTTCGGCCTGAAGAACGCGGGGGCAACATATCAAATGCTCGTCAACAGAATTTTGGCCAAACACATCGGCAGCATCATGGAAGTTTACGTTGACGACATGTTAGTAAAAAGCAGAACTGCCGAAGAACACCTGCacaatttgtcaatcatgttCGGCATACTGAAAGACTACCGGATGAGGCTGAACTCGATGAAATGCGCCTTCGGTGTATCTTCCGGGAAATTGTTCGGGTTCATGATTAGTCACAGGGGTATCGAAGCGAATCccgaaaaaataaaggcaatCATCGATATGGAAAGGCCGAAGACGACGAAGGACATTCAAAGCCTTACCGGACGCATGGCGGCCTTGACTCGCTTCATATCCAAGGCTACCGACAAATATGTACCGTTCTTTAAAGCCTTGAAATGGGGCAAACGGAATATCATATGGACTGCCCAATGTGACAAAGCGTTTCAAGACTTAAAGGACTACATGGGCAAAGCCCCCCTTTTATCAAAACCGCAACCCGGAGAGATTCTCTGCCTATACCTTTCGGTATCTAGCACTGTCGTCAGCTCGGTATTGATTCGAAAACCAGAAAAAGCAGAGCTACCGATTTTCTATGTCAGTAAGGCACTCCAAAGTGCTGAACTTCGGTATCCCCCATTAGAGCAGCTTGCACTAGCCCTTGTGGTCTCGGCACGAAGACTTCGGCCATACTTTCAAGCGCACGGAATCAAAGTCCTGACTAACCAACCGCTTCGGCAAGTGCTCCAAAAACCAGAGACTTCTGGCCGATTGATCAAGTGGGCGATCGAACTCGGAGAGTTCGATATACAATTCATGCCAAAGCCCGCCGAAAATGGTCAAGCCGTTGCCGATTTTATCTCCGAGCTCACCCCATCAACAGCACAGACAACACCCGAGCCGGTGACCGAGACCGGATTGCCGGAGGAACTAGACACCGAACGCTTTGACGTCTCAACTCCAGTATGGATTCTACACGTCGACAGCTCGGCAAACCAACAAGGGTGCGGAGCAGGCTTGGTACTAACAACATCGAAGGGACTCAAGATCGAGTACGCCCTCCGATTCGACTTCCGAACCTCCAACAATGAAGCGGAATATGAGGCTCTCTTGGCCGGCCTTCGGTTAGCCAAGAGCATGAATGCAAAACAAATCAGAATTCACAGCGACTCCCAGCTCATTGTGAACCAGGTAACGGCAGACTTCGCGGCCAGAGACGCCTCCATGCACGCCTACCATTCGTCCACCCATCAACTGCTCCAAAGCTTCCGAGCCTACGAGATCAAGCAGATCCCCAGAAGCGAAAATAGCCATGCCGATGCATTGGCACGACTGGCTTCGGCAATCAATGATAAAGTCGGAAGAAAGGTACCGGTAGAGATTCTTGCCCAACCGAGCACGGTAACCTCCGAAACATGCACCGTGCGGTACGAAGATACATGAATGTCTCCTATCTACTCGTACCTGACCAACGGCACCCTTCCAGAAGACGAGGCCCAGGCCCGAAAGCTTAGGTACCGATCGGCAAGGTACACCGTCATCAACGACGTCCTTTACAAACGTAGCTACACAACTCCATATCTCAAATGCCTTACAGCAGAACAGGGGGActacgtccttcgggagatccATAATGGTGTGTGCGGCGACCATTCCGGGTCCCGGTCACTCGCCCACAAAACCTTTCGGCAGGGGTACTTTTGGCCGACCATGCACCAGGACGCTCACTCACTAGTGAAAAAGTGTGATAAATGCCAGCGCTTCGGCAACATACAGCATATCCCTGCCGAACCCCTTACACCGATCGTGAGTCCTTGGCCTTTCGCACAATGGGGACTAGACCTGATCGGTCCGATGCCGCAAGGTAAAGGCCAGGTAAAATACGCCGTGGTTGCCGTcgactacttcaccaaatgggtagaGGCCGAACCTTTGGCAACCATAACGGCAGCAAAGATGGAGGACTTCGTCTGGACTCACATTTGTTGCAGATTCGGTATCCCATATGCTATCATTACCGATAACGGCAAGCAGTTCGATTCGGAACTCTTCAGGCAATTCTGCACCCGCCTGAAAATCAATTTGTTTTTCGCATTACCAGCTCATCCCCAATCGAACGGTCAGGTCgaagcaataaacaaaatcatcaagaaactACTGAAACGGCAGCTGGACAAGGCCAAAGGAGCCTGGCCAGAAAAGCTTCCCAAAGCACTCTGGGCCATTCGGACATCTTACCGAACGTCCACGGGAGAGAcccctttttctttggctTTCGGTTCGGAAGCCGTGGTGCCTGTGGAAATTGGCGAACCCTCCTATCGAACGGAAGACTTCGCACCGAAGCCAAACGAAGAAGCCGTTTCTCTAAGCCTCGACTTACTTGAAGAACACCGAGCGCATGCCAACCTTCGGAACGAAGCCTACAAACAGCGTGTCTCTCGGTATTACGACTCTAGGGTCAGGCACCGCTCCTTCCGAATCGGAGACTGGGTCATGCGGAAGGTATCCCTAGCAACCAAAGATGCCACGGAAGGAACCCTCGGACCTTCTTGGGAAGGACCCTATGAGATCATCGGTATCCTTCGATCGGGAACCTACCGCCTAAGAGACTCCAACGGCAAGACCCTCGGTCATCCTTGGAACGTGGAACATCTCAAATACTATTTCAAGTAACCTACCCTACGGTAGGACAAAGTTGTAACCGATTGAAATGTATTTGCCATTCGGCGGAAATTAATAGAAAGCCTTCGGCACTATTACTTCAGAacctctttttaaaattactctACTAAGCCCACGGCTGCCGATAGTGGCAAGTTAACGTTCTGCGGCATCTTTATTAGCCCACGGCAATAAATGCTTTTCGAAATTGTTACCCTACAGATTCCATCCGAACTTGCCAATTTCGAAATGTCCCTTTAACGTTATAAATCCTATATGGAACCTTTCGGCAATAAGTACGATCAGCAATTGAAACAAACTCAGATTGTTCAAACAacagtaaataaaaacatgcatTTGAATTAAAGATGCCCTCAGCATCAATATGTTCGGTACATGAAATTAagataaaaaaactaatacaACTATTACAAAAACACGGCAGGGAGCCTCAAGATTTCTCGGCGGCGGCAGCCTCGGCAGAACCAGAGCCTTCGGCAGTGTCCTCCCCCTCGTACTCCTCGATCATTTCCTCGGTTATTCCTTCCGGTAGGGGGGGAGGGTCGGCGATGAAGTTCAGGTTCAACTTTTGCCCAGGGTTGTACCGTTTGAATCGGTACAACAAGTCCGCCATCTCCGAGCCCACTTCCTTATCCAGGAGAACAGTGAACTCTTCGGACGAGCGGTACCCCGGGATAGCTGACTGAACAGCAGCCTCGATCTCCGCGGCCTTAGCCCGCTCCGACTCTTCCAAGGCCACCTGCACTACCTCTTTGGCGGCCTCGGCATCCCTCGCTGTCGCTAGCGCTGCCTCCAGGAGACCCCtcatctcctccaccttcTCCTCCGAAGTGAGAACCTGCCGTTCGGCAGACTCTTTCTCCTTCAGCAGGTGGGCATGCTCCTGGAGCGCTTTGCCAGCCTCGGCGACCTTGGCCCTGCCGTCTTCGTACGCTTTCTTGGCGCACTCGGCAGCAGCAATGGCCCGCTTGATGCAGAGCCACATGTCCATGGACGCCtgcacaaaacaaacaaagtcaGAAGCGTGCCAcacttattaaaaaaaaaaagggggggacgaaggaagaaagaaaatcttaCCGAGGCCTGAAGCCGGAAGGCGCGTCCAGCCTCCTCCCGAAGAAACTTCTTTGGTAGTTCGTCGATCTCCGGCAGCTCCATCTGAGAACCGAGGATCATATGGTTGACGAACTAGACCATCTTCGCGGGGGAGGCGATGGTGACGGCTTCGGAAGGACCGTCCTCGTCCTCAACCGCAAGGACTGCCCTGGGGACCTCCGATTGACGAGGGCGTTTGGGGACTGGCTCAGCTTCCAGATCTACCGTCTCCGGCCGCTTGCCGGCAGCCTTGGCAGCGGCGGCCTCGGCATCCCGATTTTCATCACCGACCCGCCTTAACACAGGCTCGGCACCCAGCTGCCGCATACGATCAGCGAGAGTCTGATCCTCGGGATCCGCCGCTGCCTGCCGAGCGGAAGTCTCTTCGGGCtgcctctttttcctcttgcCCTCCAGGCCCATCATCAGGCGCCTCCTGGAGGACTCGTTCATCTTCCTCGCCTCGGCAGCCTTCCTGGCGTCCGTCACTGGTCAAAAGCGTTTGTCAGTCGGCAAGCAAAAGCAATAcacgaaaattaaaaaaaaaagagaaggaaagataCACTTACTCTCGGCAGGGTCAACGAGGCCGGCTCTGACGAGGTTGTCGGTGAAGAGGAAGCGTGGGTAAACTCGCTCGGCAGCGAGTACTCTGAGCCTCACTCTGTCGAGCTGCTGGATCTCACTCTGCTTGGGGCTCGACTGCTTGAGTTTACCTGtcagaagaaggaaaattagtaaaatgaagcaaggaaaaagcagagagaagagaagccgTCCTATCAATCAGTATCTCAGGAACCTACCGGCAATCTGAAATGTCGTGGGTACCGAGAAGTGGGGGGGTGTTCCCGATGGCGATTCCCAATTGCCGGAGAGCAGCACCCGCCGATTCCTCCACGACTTTTGGGAAGTCGGCACCGAGCTGATGAAGTGCCCCCGCTCGGAAGCCTTCAAGCAGTTCGCCTGAACCCAGCCGCCGTGATCGGTGCTCTTGGACTTGGTAATGCTGTATAAGTACAAGAACTGCTCGTAGGAAGGCTCCCCCTCCTCGGCAATCCCGAACACAGCAATTACCCCCATCAAGGCCACCCAGAAGTTGGGGTTGTACTGGCCGGGAGCGTACCCGATCTGAGCGAGGATCTTCTGCACGGCAGGTTGCAACGGTAACCGAACCCCTTGCAGAAGAACATCGGTGAAGAAGGTCACCTCGCCGTTCGCAGGGTCGCTGAGGGACTCGACCGGGCTCGGTATCCTCATCTTCATCGAATCAGGAATGAGGTACTCGACCCTAATCCTCTCCAGCTCTCGCTCGGTGATCTTGTTGGGCTCTAAGTAGTCGACCCCGAACAGAGTCTTCTTGGGCACACCCACCAGTATCCTAGGCTGCTCTCGGTGGATGATTGTCACCCTTGGCCGAGAGGGACCGGTAATGCCCTCACCACGACCGGAGGTGGAGGCCTCAGGCTGATGCTCTAACGGCCCGACGCGGGTACCGTCCTTGTACACCGCTGCCAAGAGTAGCGGTTGCCCCGTCATAAGCCCCTTGCCGATTCCATGGGTGGGAACGGAGCTCACCTCCTCACCGAATAACTCAACATCGGTATCTTCTCCACCCTCGGCGTCGAGGCTCACAGCCTCGCTGGACGTATCCCAGCCTGATGACAACTCCCCATCGAACGCGTTGGGCTCACTGCCGAACGGCGATTCGCTATCGGAcatctacaaaacaaagaaagggaaGTTAAGGCCCATGCCACAAACTACTCTACCGATACCTACATCGCTACCTATGGCCACTAGACTACCGAAGGAAAATCCTAATTAACGTTCGGCTAGCCTACGCCATGGAAAGAcgtataattaaataaaaagagagtATTCTGAGGGTGCGGAACGGTATCTTACCTTGAGTAGTGTGGGATGATTTGATCGCCGATCAGAGACTTCAGAAATCGCCCTTTATGCCGAAGAACCACTGTAAAAATCGCCTTGATTGCCGTTCACTCTCTTCAGAAATCGCCCGCACAGAGCTCTCGCATCAACTCACAATTGCAAAGTGAGCCTTGCGTCTGGAGAaactcctatttatagggagagaGCCACAACGGTACTCCTCGGGAGACTAAACGGCTCATTAATGCGCCGTCAGGCGTGCTTTTACTGACCACGCGTCACCCGACGAATGGCGCCGCTGACTGCACGCCAGGCACGGAAGACGAAGCGTCTCTCTGCCCTCTCGCCTCTCAGCATCGACGACCCCTCGGGTCCCAGGTCAATCTCTCCCGAACGATATCTTCCGAAAGGATCGACACGCATCCTTTCCTCCCCCCAAACGATATCTACCGAACGGCAGGATAACCTCCGAACCGACATAGAGAACTAAATTCCCTTCCGAAGGATCTTCGGaagagaacttgggggactactgtttatacCGAAATAAACGGCCTATGACCACCGAACACGTGGACAGGATCGATATTGATCACAGAACTCCTTCGGCATGCTTCCTAccgaagccatctatcttggCCCTTTTACCATCggacacgtgtcatgctcacaatccgtgtccacagtcccacatcgaaaatatgagcacagtgcacacctcccaaggcctatataaggagacccatatccccaaaaggagaggatcagaactaacggtacgctatcgattgatctgtcagttaacattactaaaaccgtacttactaaagcatcggagagccttcggccggtactacaccggtaccccaaggactTACCGAACGTGACCTTTTGCAGGTACTTACCCTTTCGAAGTAGAACATCTTCTGAAGACAGTCACCTACCGAAGACATAATATcactaagttgacgaaatacgtgctgaaccactttttcgcatcaacagaCATCTCTAATGAACATGTCAATAGTTAATGAACTTGAAAGGACATTTTTGTTCGTGCATGCCAGCTTCACATGCGACTTCTGGACGTAACTGGTTCGCCTGAGTACATAATTAAAGGGTTCCCACTACGGATGGTCATCTTCAGATAGCGAGCCACAGGGTGACAACATCCATGGAATTTGGCCTTTCTATTATTTGCTAATCACCGTAGCCAACTTCTCCACCGCACACAGTTTTGCATTATTTCTCATATATTcacaagaaaacataaaataaaataataacgTTCACGCGGATGTTggatccaaattccaatcccCATAGAAGTAAACACGTTTTAAGGCAGTAGGGTCAACGTGGTCCTATGCATAAATACCAATTCGATGACTCATACTATGTAGTCATTTTGTTGCAATAATACAGGCCCTCGCAGTGTGTGAGATGGGTTCATTGTGCCCTCTACTGTTTCCGGTGAACCGTTTCGAGCCGGAACTTATAACACCGGCGAAGCCAACGCCTATTGAAACCAAGCAGCTGTCGGATATAGACGACCAGGACGGCCTTCGGTTTCATTTTCCAGTCATCATATCTTATAAAAACAATCCTTCAATGAAAGGAAACGACGCCGTTATGGTGATCAGGGAAGCACTGAGTAGGGCACTAGTGTATTACTACCCTTTGGCTGG
This genomic interval carries:
- the LOC109949179 gene encoding uncharacterized protein LOC109949179, which produces MKILGDKSPIRKVRGLDPAEKSESEYIPSRTQTATYRSATPSRYSGVDPPNLQRRSEDYDSEEIPSRDPVVRLLFQKVQKMENDKARSQEPEWGKLRPGPFTRRIRDSRQDREGQQLRIPFYTGTENRLTHLHSFQSAIGCKGLSDEGQCLLFSSSLTGAALNWFYRLEPETVDSFDELKQIFLNHFMIQTDRLYSADDLYTIRQSEDEPLREYAARFSHEYSRCPETDDRAAYGTFKSGIRSPHFRYLVHSSNWRTYDELMKQAAIQAKAEYFNSKPAVSAPRGDAEPSAYPAKAIPYERVDTYSVGHKRKDDRADRREHSKKGKGTYGRNDHRAPLPNRDHGNEVFTLLNTTYEAVLMNEQEIIPKPNLRRPNRQDNRDTGKFCRYHQHNSHNTEDCISLRKIVERLIREGKLDQYIARQPPAPVPNTTRQINMISTISGGPTIAGMSNRSMKQYVRAAQFPQVFGIEVNRHHKTPKVHWEPITFCEEEEEGILYPHDDPMIIRAEIADYDVGRVLIDTGSSVNVIFAEAFREMGIEDSQVNQQLTPLLSFSGDLVQPVGSVKLLITFGTAPRKTAVYDQFLIVDCPTAYNVIVGRTALTKVKAHLSPHMLLMKFPTPNGTGAVRGNQLSAQTCYATALKSTSFQIPDETMSVQGIPNGTGLVDDLGMSPRLLTHNLPKNWKR